Within Rissa tridactyla isolate bRisTri1 chromosome 4, bRisTri1.patW.cur.20221130, whole genome shotgun sequence, the genomic segment GGTTGTAAAGGTGGTTGTCGCTAACATAAGTGAAAATAATTATAAACTTATTTAAGCTTATAGTGAACTCTAAGTAATGGTTTAGCCTTTGGTTGGCTGGTGCTAGGATGGTGTAACTCATGGGGATGTTGTGGTGCGATCCTTAAATCTTCAGGAAAAGTAAAGAATCCTGCAAATTCACTTTTCTGTTAGCCTCTGGTTTATTTTCCCCTTGTAGAGTGGGGTAACGTGGGCTCAGAGGTGCATGCACTCGTAACGCGCTAATCTGGTCTTTCATCGTGGGGATTTGGTTTCAAGGGATGCAGCATGCGGGGTTTATTTGCTGATCCTGCAGAGATATTTCTGCTCTGTAACAGAGAGAGCCTAATGAGGGGATCTTGGACTACAGTAATTGGTCAGAACAGCAAAATAatctcagcatttttatttaaatggaaaaaaagaaagaaacagaacgTTAAGTATCTAAAACAATCAGTGTTACAAAATCAGAAACTCTTGGGGTTTAAACTATTTCTTgaattgttttttaataacttgaTACCCAATTAGTTGTGAAAAGTGGTGTCAGGAGACAGCTGCCTTCTCTTTTACTTCCTCTGATGGAATGCAATCCCTGTACCACAGCAGATGTCTTTGGGGTTGTTAATCCtacaggattttttcttttaactgaaaaaataaatttcagctgGGAGGTAATGACAGGGCCACAGCAACTGAGAATATGAAAGTCAAATCTACGTACCTTGTTTCCAGGCAATAGGCACGAGGACGGGACACAGAGCGACTCTGAAGACCCCGTGGTGCCCAAGGCAGAGAAGGAGACAACGACGGGCAGCGAACGTGCGACAGAGCAAACCAGGCTGCAGCGCCAGATGAGGCGTGATCCCCACGAGATGCTGCACAACAAGCAGGCCTTCGTCATCGAGTTCTTCGAGGACACGCCGCGGAAGAAGCGGTCACAGTCCTTCACTCACAGCGCTCACTCCTCTCAGAGTGACACTGATCCAGGGCCGAAGACCAAGGTTGAAAAGCGGAAGAATGCGTTGCCAGCAGAGAAGCTGGGAAATGCGGTGCCACCATCCCACCCTGGGGCTCAGGCGGGCAAGCCCAGTAACAACTCCTCTGGGACCCAAAGAACTAGCTCCTTCAAGAGGGAAAAGACAGAGGATCGGATCAACTCTTCATCCTCTTCTGCTTCCAGAGCATCAGCCAAAACTTACGGGAGTGTTGGGAGAAAGTCTAAAATGGCTCAGGATTTTATGGCCGAGTACTTGCGGGAGACTGCTCAGTCTGGGAAGCCGAGCGCTGAGAAACCGGCACCTCTACCTGTGCCTGTAGCTCCACGCGTGGTTGTATCGTCAGAACCAGAGTCTGCCTCTGCTCCACCTCCAGAGGTAAagtctgcccagggcaggaggaacgATGAGGAAGACAGTGTGAGTGAGACAGGCACGTACACCATCGAGACAGAGTCGCAGGATAAAGAGGTGGAGGAAGCACGAAAAATGATAGATCAggtaaatgctgcttttctgtgcttgaCCAGTAAGCTGAGGGCTGAAGGCTTGGGCTTCTGCACGTTGTGCTGGAGGGCCTAACTTCATTAGCTGTTGCCATGAAGGACTGCTCTCTTTTGAATGGGATGCAGCAGGGATTTATGGTTAGGGGTGCGAAATCATCCTGGGTGACCTGTGTTAAGGATAGGCTTCGAAAAAACAGAGAGGATGGTCTTtagaaaaccccaacaaaattacaaacaaacaaaaaacccacagagcgCAAGAAGGCAAGTTGAGCCCACAGCAAACACCTGCCTTGTTTCCAAAGTGAGATTTGGATGTAAAAGTGCAAGAGTCTGTTTGCCAGCTGTTTAGAGGACAGGCAACAGCAGAATAAAGATGGGGCTGATCCTGCTGAGAGCCGTGGctgggggcagctctgctctctaggactgctccccagcctctgccttGGCGTTGCATCACCTCCTGCCCACTGTTATGAAGATGGGAGCTGCAGCCCATCACTGATGCAGCATCCTGTGGTAGGCGCAAAGAAAATGCAGGCCAAGGGCTGGTGCTCTTGATCCTTCACAAGCCATAGTGGTAGGTGGTTCTGTATTTGGCTGTGCTTGGTTAGAAAGGGAGTGCTTGCTGGCAGGGCAAGTGGCAGCTAGTTGAGATAGCGAAGGGTGTGGTCTAGAGCAGGGGCAATCCAAGATGAATCTATACTTGTTTGGATTTTGCAAAGTGAATGATAGcctaaaaacaaaaccccagagatGAGGGAGAGGCTTAAATAAACCCACCCAACTAAGCAACCGCAGGGCAAACCAAAGGCTGGCTGATTTTCAGGTTTAACTTTCATCTGTGGTCtattatgaaaacaaaactggcAAGTTGCTATGAAGATTTAGTGAAGTGTAGGCAGGAGGATGGTGAGGTTTAAAGGAAGCCTTTATTGAACCTGGCTTTAGAGCTTTGTATACAGTGTTCTGTGAGCCTGGATCTAGCTTCCCTCACttgtttatttattacatttgttCCTTACGTTTTGTTTGAAATGTGATCGGAGGCTTTCAGGGCAGGGTGTTTAAGCTATAGCAAGGCCCTAGTCCTGACATGGTTAATTGTTCTGGTGGggaaacatgaagaaaaatgccACAAAATTACAATTATTTCTGGCTAGTAGTCTTGGCAGCGTGACTCGGGCAGGCATGCTGGCCAAGTTCTGTTCCTGACTCTGCTATAGACTTGGTGCAGTGCAGACCTGCCTCTAAGGAAACAACTCATCACTGGACCCCTCAGTGTTTCTGTCCAGGAAGAAAGATGGTATGAATTCTGGACTTGCTGAGGTTTTGACGTGACTCTGCTTTTTATTCCCCCACCATTGCGCACAgacctttttttaatagaagtgagAGTGGAGAACTTTACGGCTATCTCTGTTCAGCCTAGGCACCCTCCATGGTGGCATCTTCCTCTGAGCTTGTagtcagggaagaaaaacaagcccTTCTGAGGCATGGCTCGGTCACCCCCTAGGAAGGCCTCTTTATCCCCAGAGGGACCCTGGCCAACTAGTTCAAACAGAGATGCATCTCAGAGGTGCATCCTTTCCCAGGTCCTCACGTGGTAGTGCAAGGCTGCTTTGCTCAGCCCACTCTTTGCTACAGTCTATGAAAGACCCTGGAGATGGAGCtttcagttttgggtttttttttttttttttttttcctaactctcCGTGAATGAGCTGGTAAATAGCTTTCCTGACACTCATCCTAAATTTCTCAGGGCTGAAAAGGGACTCCTTTTCAGTGAAAGTTACTACTGTTAAACGCAACTCGCCGAAATAATGAGGGTGAGAGAAAAGGTGGGAGTCAGTGGGATTCTATGAATAAGCGTAGTTAGAGCTGCTACTGTGGAGTACAGAAGAAAATGATTTACATAGTTTGTATGAAAGCGTTGGCAAGTGTTTCTGGCCCTTTGGGATCATAGTTTGCGTGTGACTAATGTTTCATGAATTTGAATTTTGGGCTAATATTTTTGTAGTTTCTTGGTTTTTAATCTTTTCCATGCAAACATCTTTTCAGGTTTTTGGTGTTCTTGAGTCACCTGAATTTTCCAGAATCTCTTCAGCCTTTAGACCAATAATTAAAGGTGAAAAAGATGACTCTGGTTCTCATCAGCATCTAATCAGTGAAAATGGCACTAGTCAGAAGTCACCCTTGCTCCAGGCATTTGCCTCAAAAGCTGTGAGTGGGTCTCAGGCTGATGCACAGGTACGGGCAGTCCAGGTGGATTTGCTGGGATGGTGGAGGTGTAGATGGGTTTGATGGAAATGTCTGGATGGAAATGCGATGCGTAGATTGATTTTCATTTTGAGGAGACTGAGTGATGTGTGTATGAGAGGAAAGATTTTGTGGCTAGGATTTGGTTTACAAACCCTCTTTCTGACACTGCCTTCCCCACCTTGTTGTAGATGTCTGCGGCGTCTCAAGGAAGTCAGAAGTGGGTGTCTAGGTGGGCGAGCCTTGCGGACAGTTATTCTGACTCTGGATCTGTTTCTGGGCAGGGTGATGGAGGTGCAGGTAAGTTTCATCCTGACATTACTGTTTGAAGGTGGCTGAATCTAGGCCAGGATGATATGAAAAGCAGGAATTGAGAGCTTCTGTGTATCTGACTGtggcttattttctcttttagctAATGTATTTAGGGTGGGAAGGACAGAGTGAATGGTTCCCAGTGGAGTAGAGATTCAGAGAGCCTCTGGTTTGCATTTTGGAGTCATCCAAGAAGTTCTTAAATATTATGTTTGACATGACTAaagggcacctgggaaggaaaaagattGTAAGGGCCTTGAGTGTGAACTTGCCTCAAGTAGTGATTCTTTAGACTGCCTCATGAGACCAGATGAAAGCCTTTTGCAAGTTGTCTTGAACTTAATTGCtgacttgggctttttttgtgtgcttaTCCTACGTCTGGGTATGCTGAGAATTTTAGGCTGTTCTGGGGTTTGCTGTCAGGTGGCAGGTTTGAAATGTGGAGATGAGTGCAGAAAACTGGGTAcgaaggggagaagggagcaggaggagatcaCACTCCTATTGTAGCTGGCAAGACAGCTTGCAGACCCCCTGGTCCTGTTGGCATGTGAGAAAGGGAGAACAGCGCTTTGTTGGCTTTTGTAAACATTTTCACCCTTTTTTGCTTGGAAATATTTGTCATTACCTTCATGCTATCAGCAGTGATAGACAGACTCAGTAAAGATTAGAAGAAACCTTTGTTTCGGAGGTCACTGCCGCTGTTTTCACACTGTGTGAGAACCTGACTCCTGGAGCATTTGAAATATTACCATAGTCAAATAACCAGTTATCCTGGTATTTAAAGGCGGTATCAGATACGAAGCCCTGGCCAGCGGCATGGGAGAAGTAAGAGCGCTCTTTCTATGAAGCATGTCCATACTGATAAGCCCACCCACGCTGGGACAGTGAGCTCTAATTCAGAGCCTCTTCCTGAGCCTTTCCTGTGGGATATGATCATATCACAGAACTTGTACTGTGATAAATGCCATCTATTTAGTCAAATGGGCTATGTTGTGTAGAATGGTACTTAAAACACTGCATCACTGCAATGGTTTGTCTGATGGCTTTTCATCTCCTTCCCATGGCCTGATTTATGGTAGACTGATGCCAGCAACACCGTTAGCCTCTAAACGTATGTGCTTGTACTGAGAAGTAGACTATGGGAGAATGAATCTGAAATCCTACCTTGACAGAGGGAAGATGTTGAGCACTCTGATCCAGCAAAGGAATTAAATACAATTTTGCTTTAAGTGTCTGTATTGATAAACCTGAGGGACAGAGCAGGAGCCGGGCCTTATTGGTGTTCATGTTACATAAAAGCTGAGTTCTAAGCACGTGTCTTGTGAGTGCGTTTGTAGACTTGCACTTTGCAGGATCAAGCTCTTACTAAATGACAAAAAAGTGGTATAGTTGTGCAGCAGTTGATTCTTGTCCGCTTAACTCTCTTCAGAAAGCAGTGTAGCCCCAAAACCTGGGGAACCAGAAAATGCCGTGCCCTTGAGAACAAGGCGCCTTCTTCCTCAACTCCCACCAAGTGATAAATCAGACAGTCCCACACCTGCGGTCCTGGTCTGCCAGGAGTCCTACTCTGAGGCCAAGAGAACCGTTGTGAAGGACCACTGTGTGGAAGCCTATGGCGATCCCAGCAGCCGCCTCTTCATCCAAGAAGACTTGGATCCAGATAGTCTTAGCGATGCCAGCAGATCTGACGATGGcttcagcatggaaaaaggcaagaaatataAAGAGAACAATAAAGTGCTAGAGCAGATGGGTGAAGACACAAAATCAGAGAGTCGGCAGCCAGGAGCCTCCCGGGTTTCAAACATGAGAATTGTAAGTGAGCCAGTTTCTACTTCGTTCTACATTGGTGATGACAGCAATGATGTGGGGATTCCCTCCAAGCTCTCTCTGAGCGTGTCCCATGCTCGAGCAGACAAAGACAGCAAGGATCAGGAGTTTTCCTTCAAGTCTACTGGCATGCCAGTTCCTGGAAAGCCAGCGGTCAAAGACGTTAGTGCTTACATTAATGCAGCAGGAAAAGTGGTTATTTCGCTTCATCAGAGTCTTCCTCAAGACCAGGAAAACATGGCAGGAAAGGAGACATCATCTTTTGTTAGACAGGAAAGTTTTACCAAAGATAAATCAAGTAGTGGTGTTCCTCAAAATAAACTCCCACATATTTCAAGTCACCCTCTGCTTAAAGATTTAGAGGCTGTTCGGTCAACCCGTATGGACTTTGGTCAGGAGACTCATCTTCTCCTCAAGGACACTGAAACTGCCTTGGCAGCACTGGAAGCCAAATTACTTGGTCAAAGCCAACAGCTGGAGCCTTCGGAAACTGCTGGTCAGCTGGAGGACTCCTTGTCAGGGGACTCAGACGTGGACACTGCCAGCACGGTCAGCTTGGTGAGTGGCAAAAATGTCCCAACGAGCGCCCCCAAACGCAAAGTGATTGCGAGCTTGCAGAAGGAGAAATCTTCCTCCACACCGTCCATCCAGGAGCAGTGCGGGCAGCCGAGTGCTCGGGACAGGCTGACAGAGAAGCGGAAAACGCAAGCACCGGAGGCATCAAACCGCGCAGAGGCTGCCAAGCGCTTCCAGATGAAGCGGAGTGCTGGGACTCGAGGGTCGCTTGACTTCACGGATGATGAGAGAAGCTCGAGCCTGCCCTACTTGCCTGTCCCCGACACGGTTGTGTCTGACCATGAGCACTCGGTAACCCGGCCGGTTCCCAGAAGGAAACCTTTTACTCAGGCTGCCAAGGAGGACCATAGCAAAACAACCTCGAACGTGCAGAAGATCCAGCAAGTTCTCACCCGCTCCAACAGTTTATCCACCCCACGGCCCACAAGGGCCTCAAAGTTACGTCGTGCCCGGCTGGGAGATGCTTCTGACAACGAGTGTGTTGATACTGAGAAAACAGCCTCTAACTCTGAAGCTGCCACTGCAGGCTCCAAGCAGTCCACGGAGACAAAGAAGCTGTCGCGGCTGGACATCCTCGCCATGCCAAGGAAACGGGCAGGTTCCTTTACGGTGCCCAGTGACTCCGAAACGGCTCAGTCGAGGTCGGGGTTTTCAGGGCGGAGTGTGGAGTCCTATCGGAAGACGGGTATTTCGGAGGTTAGAAATGCAGCGAGGAAAACGGCAGCTGCTGCCTCCACGAAGCAGCCTTTCAGCAGGACTCGTTCAAGCAGTGTCAAGTACTCCTCCTCATCCAGTAAGTGCTCGTGCTTTTATGTTTCTCCCCTATCCCCCTCTTTCAGATTTATAGGCTGCACATGGTTGCCAAGGATTGGTAGCTCAGTTATAAGAGTGCTGCATCGGTGAGTACAGAAGTCTGCATTAATGAGTGTTATGGTGGTTGAAATTTCCTGTGGGTTTGGAGCAGAGCATCTCTCATACCCAGTGAGATGTTACTGTGGTGTTGATATTGCAAAAGGCTATTTTTCTCCACCACCCACCACCCTGTGAAGTGAATTTGCTTTTTGAGCAACCAGTTGCCATTTGACAAGAGCATGTTTGccctttttctgttaaaaaaagtagtatttaatGCCTTTCCAGTGCTATAAGGAATTCTGTTCTGCCTTTCTTTGACCTCTAAGAGTCAGAGTTTGCTCCAAGAAAGCTTATTATGGTGTTGATCACAGCTGATGTCCAAGGTGGGAGTTTCGAAGgcatctgaaacagaaaaacaagaaataaacaCCCCTGTGTTTTGAAGGCtgttcccttgttcttcctgtaAATGCATATGTGGGGCTGGATGCTACACACTGATTGCCCCAGGAGACTCCCTCTGCTGTGTTTCCATTCACTTTTGCCGTAGGTAAGGCAGGTGCATGGTTGTGTTTCCCAGGCAGCAGTGGTTTGGGGGCTGTCTTGCCCCCTAGCTGTGCACTCAGCAGACCCTTGCAATATCAGCATTTGTCATATTGAAATCAGCCTTTAATTGAATGGTGTGGACAATGCAGATGACCACTCCAAGATGGTAATTGGTAATCACAGATTGTCCCCGACACTCTGTGCTTGTACTCTTTGACCTACCATGGATGTGGCAAAGCAGATCTGTTTGCTTAGGTATTTAGgaatgccggggggggggggggtaaggaATGGGAAGAACCCCTTTGGGCTTTCTCAGGCCTGTTGCGAGGGATGCTGTTTTCACCAGATCTGTGTTTTTGTAAGGAGTCCTGAAGTTCTGGGTGTATCCTTTTCGTATACTTTGATACAGTTGAAATAATTATCCTTCTTGCACTATTCATTTTTATTGCatgctaaaaatgttttttgctgcttgttttgatTTGGATTGTTTTAGTGCATACagcttcccttttattttaatgattatttttttcttgcacatttgTATATGCTTGTAAATCACAATGGGAATAAGCTGAAAGATTATGTACAGTCTCTACTCTTGCCTGTTTTGAGATGATGTTGTTACTGACTTCTTGTTATAAcaataacaaaattaaaagaaaataatgtggtCAGAGTTTTCCGAACAGCAGGCACTCTTTGCGCTCCCTCTGCCTTTGGACCACAAACTGCAAATCATTTGGAGAAAAATGATAAGTGTTGGCCAGTTCTTGATTTAAATGAATTGGTTTTTGATTTCCAGAGCTTTGTAGCAGCATGCTAACACCTTTCCTTGTGCATAGTTGCAGCAAATTACGCTAATCCTTTCTTTGAATTAGTTGCTGTTAGAATACTAACCTCCTAATTCCTTGATAGGATTGTGGACCTTGCACAAGCTCTACGTATACTCGTGTACTTCATGCTTCATCCTGCTGTACCAAGTGTGTGATGCATGTTCCTATACTAATGCTATTATAGTGAATCACCGCCTAGCACCCCATTCCTGGAACAAAAGTGAAACGTTGATAAACTGAACTATTGCACTGTGCCATCAAGACGCTTTTAAGCATGATACAGTGACCCTTGAAAACATTGACTGTCAAGCCTTGGGAGTAAGGAGGCAGGTGTGGCTGATTTATTCAAGGGTTTCTTAAAGCATTTAGCTGACCTCAAGAGTTTCCAACTCTCCCAGTGGGAGAAAGTTAATCTCACCTAACGGAAGAACAGAATGAACTATCTGGCCATGAGACGAGAAATGCCAATAGATTGTCAGGCCATCTGAAGTAACTTTATGTGAAATGCACAGGTAACATCAGAATAATCCACGTTACCAGTTCTGAAAGCTAAGGGCCTGTCTCCCTTGCTTCTCTGTACGCGATTTGTTTACTCGGTATAATTTGAATGGTACTGAGGGAGTTGGTACTGACTTTCCTTGGCGTACAGGGATGGAGAATCaggttcttaattttaaaattgctgttaAGTAACAGGATGACCTCTTGATTCTAaacctgtgttaaaaaaaaataactaaatctcTAATGCTGAATAtgagcacttttttttctgtgtatatatatatatttttttaatcctaaacCAAGATTTTTGTATAGCTATAGCTGAAATAGCAATGTCtaagagtggtttttttttttttttactgtacagtAACTATCTATAGTTTCTACCTGCATTTTGCATATGCcaaatttgttatttttgtttgtatgaTCTATGATGCTGGTTTAATTCGCTTGCAGTGGTTCAGCGTTCTGATAATCTTGGTAACACAGTGAAGCTTTTAGGCGTTGTAATTTTAAATAAGTTGGCTGGTTCTGTGTTTGGTGGGCCTTCATTCTTCAGAGAAGGATGGAAGGGAATGAAGCGGTATCTGTAGAGAGCGTAGTGTGGCAGCAAACACTGGGAGCCCAGTTTTCAAATAAGGACATCTCGGTGCTTCCCATGCAAGCAGGACCTGGGTATCTACAGATCTGCGGAACTGGTTGGGATTAGTGGGCAGCTTCCACTTGCCTCCAGAGGCTGGAGCCGGTCCTGGCCATGCGAACACTCTTTCTCATAGAGTGTCATTAATGGTGAATTGTGAGGCAGGAGGTGAATGTGGGGGTGTGGACTCTTGCAAATAACACCAATCGCTATAGTCTGTTCTTCACTCAAAAAACCCTCCTTTTGCTTGTACATGCAGCTAATTGGAAAGGTGTCTGCAGGCTTGAAAATTGGGCTCTTTTTAGAAAAGGACTTCTGTGGGACTATGAGGAATCTGAAACGTGTGTTACTTATACACAGAGCTTCTGTGCATGGAAAGCCAAGTCTGTGGTAATAATTTACTACATTGGAGTTGTTAATacagttgttttgcttttcaattgGAATTTCCCACTCCAAATTTGTACAGTGAATGAGAGCTATAGAAGTGCTCAACTTTGAAATAAGCTCTGAGAATGTGCTGTTTAACTTAAAAATCTGCACAGAAACTCTCCTTTCCTTGTGTTCTTGGGCTAGTTTTGTGTTACCTTTTTGCCCTTTTGTAGTTATTCTTTACTACTTTCCTTGGTCTGAAACCAATTCATTTTTTATAAGCGTCAAGGCGGAGACCACAGGGTTCAGATTACACTTCTACTTCGGAGGAGGAATATGGCTCAAATCACAGCTCCCCTAAACACAAACGCTCCCATACTTCAACAGCCACACAAACACCGAGGATACGTGGCTCTGGGCTGAGCAAGCAGAAGCACAATGGCAGAGAAACGGATGATGATGAAGATTTTGATGACCACCCTGATCCCTACAACTTCATGGCGCAAACAGCAGAGATAGCAGAAATAGCCAGGTGAGGTGGGGCTTTATGTATTGACCCACATGTTGAAAatgggttgatttttttccttggtgttCAAATCAAACCCAGTCGTGGAGGTGGAAGGAGTGGCACGCTCTCCTGTTGTTTGTGTGCCCCCCATCTCCTTCATATCTGAACATCAGCTTGTTCAGTCTCGGAAGGTTTTCACGAAGCTTTACATCCCGTGCTAGGATGTGCTGGTTGTACCTTCTCCCTAGAAAATGTCAAAGTTGCAGGGTATTGtgtcttggtttgtttgttgttcaaGCTGTGGATGGGTCTCCTCTCATAGCTTGAAGTCTGTCAAAAGGTGTAACTGTCTGTACCTGCTTAtctctgctttctgctggaagTCACTGTGTGTGCACAGACCAGTTGGTGTGAACTGTCCTAATTCTCTGCAGAGGAAGTCAAATGGATTAGCAAAGACTGAGTATGTAAACTGTTGAAGCTGCTTTGCCTGAAGCCGGTAAAGGGAGCAGTAAGCAGTCGCTGCAGGGCAGAAACCTCTTTGCTTGGCACAATTGACTATAACTCTGTCTGGGCCCTGTGTATAAATGAGTTGTTGCTTAGCTTGGTGTTCCTGGATACGGGACCTATTGTGTACTGGTGGTCTGATGGTTGCCTGGAGGACCTCGGCAATAAAGCaaataagttctttttttaaacagtggcATTTGAGGTTTGACATCTCTAATATGCAGTTGTGTTATGCCAACTTTCCAGAAATACTGGTCTTCCATTGTACTGGCCATACTTGAAATACTTTTGACTGAGGAAGCCGTCTTCTGTCTGCGTCTGGTCAGCATTTCCACGTCCCCGTATCGCGTGCCACACTGATCTCAAAAGGGCTTTTCTTGCCTCAACGTTGCTGTCGGGCTGCTAGAAAGTGTGTCAGCCTTCAGAGCAGGCTGCGTTACCTGTGCCGTGTAAAGCGTGCGTGTGGGAGACGCTGGCTTCCCTCCCAGCAGCGTTCGGGTTGCAGCGGCTATAAATAAATGGTTGCGTCAGACTTGTCTGGCGCTGCACGTTGCAGGGCTCGGTCACAGAGTCTGCGTCGTAATTGCAGTTCTGATTTCCGTTGCTGCTCCCAAATTAACTGGGAGGGGTTTAGAGGCAGTCGGAGAGAGTTAAAAGGGAAAATGCCACTTGTTTACAGTAAGTGAATCATATAATGGATGTGTTCAGTGACAGCTATATCCAAACCAGCATGGATAGGGGGCACCTTAGGCAGGCAGATCAAGCTGCTTTTTATTAGTGCAATTATACATTTTCTTTCCGAGGAAATGTTTTGATGAGCTGACAGTTTTATTACATTGCTTGGTTTTTCAAATTAAAGAAGGAAGTGTCTTTCAGATGAAGCAAGCTAGctgggagattatttttttctcttagaagctTTTCTTTAGAATTACTACAACAGCTACTTTTGGTCTGAAGTTCTTTTTTTAAGCTCTGCTAGCAACAATCCAGAGACTTAGAAACTGTTTTTGAGATCTAGAGCAAGTAGAGCAGAGTGCTGCGATTGCTGAGTGTTAACTGGACACCTGTCAAGGGGCTTGAAGACTTGGTTTCTGAAAACCAGATCCCTCTAAGGTATGCCGTGCTTACCCTGGTAATCCTTCAACCCTACCAGGGAACGTGGAGGCGTACTTTGATTTACAGTCTATAAAccacaaaggagaaggaaagagaatttgaatttgttatttaaatgataaagaaaaagcttttccttgcaTGGCCTtattaagggaaaagaaagaagtctcaagaagaaaaag encodes:
- the CEP170B gene encoding centrosomal protein of 170 kDa protein B isoform X8 codes for the protein MSVTSWFLVSSTGIRHRLPREMIFVGRDDCELMLQSRSVDKQHAVINYDKEKDEHWVKDLGSLNGTFVNDVRIPDQKYITLKLNDVIRFGYDILMYVLEQIQHKVPEEALKHEKYTSQLQMNYKSTTMKRAEQPMEHGVYSESSQAKLEKGERKAITETSTYRTPLYGQPSWWGEDDANNKEDRRPEEHYSERSKEITQHEEELNGNISAYRDAQEQSVFAFRREPSYFEIPTKEFQQPSKSPEAQVHEIPTKDVDAVVAPVVQSHASFTIEFDDGTPGKIKIKDHVTKFSLRQRRPYSKEPAHTEVMSAESKVADWLVQNDPSLMRRQSPGDDVYSTKSDLPVHVRTLKGNRHEDGTQSDSEDPVVPKAEKETTTGSERATEQTRLQRQMRRDPHEMLHNKQAFVIEFFEDTPRKKRSQSFTHSAHSSQSDTDPGPKTKVEKRKNALPAEKLGNAVPPSHPGAQAGKPSNNSSGTQRTSSFKREKTEDRINSSSSSASRASAKTYGSVGRKSKMAQDFMAEYLRETAQSGKPSAEKPAPLPVPVAPRVVVSSEPESASAPPPEVKSAQGRRNDEEDSVSETGTYTIETESQDKEVEEARKMIDQVFGVLESPEFSRISSAFRPIIKGEKDDSGSHQHLISENGTSQKSPLLQAFASKAVSGSQADAQMSAASQGSQKWVSRWASLADSYSDSGSVSGQGDGGAESSVAPKPGEPENAVPLRTRRLLPQLPPSDKSDSPTPAVLVCQESYSEAKRTVVKDHCVEAYGDPSSRLFIQEDLDPDSLSDASRSDDGFSMEKGKKYKENNKVLEQMGEDTKSESRQPGASRVSNMRIVSEPVSTSFYIGDDSNDVGIPSKLSLSVSHARADKDSKDQEFSFKSTGMPVPGKPAVKDVSAYINAAGKVVISLHQSLPQDQENMAGKETSSFVRQESFTKDKSSSGVPQNKLPHISSHPLLKDLEAVRSTRMDFGQETHLLLKDTETALAALEAKLLGQSQQLEPSETAGQLEDSLSGDSDVDTASTVSLVSGKNVPTSAPKRKVIASLQKEKSSSTPSIQEQCGQPSARDRLTEKRKTQAPEASNRAEAAKRFQMKRSAGTRGSLDFTDDERSSSLPYLPVPDTVVSDHEHSVTRPVPRRKPFTQAAKEDHSKTTSNVQKIQQVLTRSNSLSTPRPTRASKLRRARLGDASDNECVDTEKTASNSEAATAGSKQSTETKKLSRLDILAMPRKRAGSFTVPSDSETAQSRSGFSGRSVESYRKTGISEVRNAARKTAAAASTKQPFSRTRSSSVKYSSSSTTQTPRIRGSGLSKQKHNGRETDDDEDFDDHPDPYNFMAQTAEIAEIARLSQTLVKDVAILAREIHDVAGDGDSQSSSGTAPSTSLSSVPNTPASTISAREELVQHIPEASLNYQKVPPGSVELKDFDQNMNDNREEDPSRKTRTRNREEVIFDNLMLNPVSQLSHTIRENTENLAEKMKILFQNSERTWEEMEAKINSENEVPILKTSNKEISSILKELRRVQKQLEVINAIVDPTGNLDVVASNKSSSAAKQSTANKVRTANTSGSTLETLSPAQMRSYTQKSNCGSSSLQDSSFIPDGEKYVI
- the CEP170B gene encoding centrosomal protein of 170 kDa protein B isoform X7, with translation MSVTSWFLVSSTGIRHRLPREMIFVGRDDCELMLQSRSVDKQHAVINYDKEKDEHWVKDLGSLNGTFVNDVRIPDQKYITLKLNDVIRFGYDILMYVLEQIQHKVPEEALKHEKYTSQLQMNYKSTTMKRAEQPMEHGVYSESSQAKLEKGERKAITETSTYRTPLYGQPSWWGEDDANNKEDRRPEEHYSERSKEITQHEEELNGNISAYRDAQEQSVFAFRREPSYFEIPTKEFQQPSKSPEAQVHEIPTKDVDAVVAPVVQSHASFTIEFDDGTPGKIKIKDHVTKFSLRQRRPYSKEPAHTEVMSAESKVADWLVQNDPSLMRRQSPGDDVYSTKSDLPVHVRTLKGNRHEDGTQSDSEDPVVPKAEKETTTGSERATEQTRLQRQMRRDPHEMLHNKQAFVIEFFEDTPRKKRSQSFTHSAHSSQSDTDPGPKTKVEKRKNALPAEKLGNAVPPSHPGAQAGKPSNNSSGTQRTSSFKREKTEDRINSSSSSASRASAKTYGSVGRKSKMAQDFMAEYLRETAQSGKPSAEKPAPLPVPVAPRVVVSSEPESASAPPPEVKSAQGRRNDEEDSVSETGTYTIETESQDKEVEEARKMIDQVFGVLESPEFSRISSAFRPIIKGEKDDSGSHQHLISENGTSQKSPLLQAFASKAVSGSQADAQMSAASQGSQKWVSRWASLADSYSDSGSVSGQGDGGAESSVAPKPGEPENAVPLRTRRLLPQLPPSDKSDSPTPAVLVCQESYSEAKRTVVKDHCVEAYGDPSSRLFIQEDLDPDSLSDASRSDDGFSMEKGKKYKENNKVLEQMGEDTKSESRQPGASRVSNMRIVSEPVSTSFYIGDDSNDVGIPSKLSLSVSHARADKDSKDQEFSFKSTGMPVPGKPAVKDVSAYINAAGKVVISLHQSLPQDQENMAGKETSSFVRQESFTKDKSSSGVPQNKLPHISSHPLLKDLEAVRSTRMDFGQETHLLLKDTETALAALEAKLLGQSQQLEPSETAGQLEDSLSGDSDVDTASTVSLVSGKNVPTSAPKRKVIASLQKEKSSSTPSIQEQCGQPSARDRLTEKRKTQAPEASNRAEAAKRFQMKRSAGTRGSLDFTDDERSSSLPYLPVPDTVVSDHEHSVTRPVPRRKPFTQAAKEDHSKTTSNVQKIQQVLTRSNSLSTPRPTRASKLRRARLGDASDNECVDTEKTASNSEAATAGSKQSTETKKLSRLDILAMPRKRAGSFTVPSDSETAQSRSGFSGRSVESYRKTGISEVRNAARKTAAAASTKQPFSRTRSSSVKYSSSSTSRRRPQGSDYTSTSEEEYGSNHSSPKHKRSHTSTATQTPRIRGSGLSKQKHNGRETDDDEDFDDHPDPYNFMAQTAEIAEIARLSQTLVKDVAILAREIHDVAGDGDSQSSSGTAPSTSLSSVPNTPASTISAREELVQHIPEASLNYQKVPPGSVELKDFDQNMNDNREEDPSRKTRTRNREEVIFDNLMLNPVSQLSHTIRENTENLAEKMKILFQNSERTWEEMEAKINSENEVPILKTSNKEISSILKELRRVQKQLEVINAIVDPTGNLDVVASNKSSSAAKQSTANKVRTANTSGSTLETLSPAQMRSYTQKSNCGSSSLQDSSFIPDGEKYVI